cacccctttgaaggaggatcttggatgctcaggctacctcttcacctttttagggtttattctttcattattgttcatctaggttcaccatgaatatggtgaactaaaccttgtatgtttgttggggaatcaatgtaatctcttgaagctctcatatatggaatttatgcttgcatcttaatctaagacttatgctttctttcatcattagttagggtttttcctctttgcttaatgcttgcattgtttaactcattctattgcatgattattggttttgtcgatacggacacgtacggggaagtctagatccggggaatttctcccaatattatactgacaatattatattggttgtcgttaagctcctgcactcatgaactaatcattaggaatgctaggaattgtatgaactatttgattagggagaagccatctagaatggtactttagagagtggcattaacaatgatgatttgaatgttgaattcctaaaatgtatgagagtggatgagatgaaattgacccccaacaacatattcattcatataatccattgaaagtgtttatcttttgtctttgccattgatcaattcatgcatacatgtttagttttcgtcttgcataatataatccaattatttcgtttgtaagtcttagctaatcaacaaaccacacaactaaactaggccgtgagtcctttgggaagaacgatacttggtcttaccaagtttattacttgaacgattcggtcatacttgccgattgtgaaacaagtttgtgacatcatattttggtgcttacaaatttgtccatcaatacACTAGCcataagtgaaaaaccatgattaccttaaccttagggaattttggagctttggaagtgttttgggaacaagtgtggtctccctGGGGATTCTTATGAATTGGCTAaattggttcctcttcttgttttgtgtttgtaAATATGTAGTGTATTTTGTCTCTTAcagttgaagaaaagaaaagagacacgatgaaaaaaaaaatgaaaaaaaaaatgaaaaaaaaataataaatttgtgaataatggagtcaagaagaggattgaattagaggtttgggtgtgatttgactgtgtttacacttgttccccattgctcctctatttcttctgggttgtagctacttatccatattttatcctcccctatccttggccccattacaaccatgaaagaccttttgatttgtaTATGCTTGAGTGCTGATaatagaggcttgccaagtctaatTGTGTTTGccttcttgagtgcattgagtgacatcaatttaccttaaacacttgagagaaacactgattgtgtgcatctgtgaggttctgTTGCTTTTGATCCatctcttgagctgattgattattttgccATACtgtgaattgcttggatgatttctgtcagtatctgctttatttgattatgtgttggatattgtctacatcttttctctgtccagatttcttgagaactgtgtaaatTTGGTTTGTTTCCTCGTGAGTCTTTATTTTTTGTGTGATATGTTTGTGTCGTACCCTTGAATGTCCTTTGATCTgttccctgatttgcgtcttgattttgcccaggagtgcaaaagactaagtgtggtctattttgatgagtcaatattttctcaatttcacttagcttacTGTACCGAATTTTATCAGGGAATTATGCTAAAATGTCCGATATTTTCccgtttttactaattgtgcttaaattgaccaataattcttattttaactaatttgaattatcttggcttattattttcattattgattgtaaggaaattgttggataatattgtaggacatttgaaaaagaaatgaaaaattggAATCAAGGAGGAGCCACCACATTTGGAAGGCTACGGTTTTCTTGGCAAACACCACATagtaaaattgaaatgaaataatGGAGGTCACACTTGTTCAAAAGCACACGTCCAATTCATGCTTAAAGCTTATTCAATTTTGCAAGCATAATGGAGGGACCACATTGAAAGGAAACCCACGGTTTTCTTGAAGGAAGTTGGCTGCAAATTCTCTAAGCAATTCACGGTCATAGTCTACCACATTTGGTTggatttaaaatatgtaattggAAGGAGATGGGCCATCATGGCTTTTGAATCACACATGAAAAAATTGAAGCATGCCACATGATGAAGCATTCACGGCAAAAACACATACAAAATGGGAGGCTTATTTCTTTTAGTGGGAGACAACATAAAAGAGGTAGGGGCCACCACCATTTGTTGAAGGAAGACCACATCGAGCACATCACACGGCCAAAACTACATTTCatgttacatatattttattgaattgaaaGATGAAGCTTGATGGCCACTTCACGGTTTTTCACATTTGGAACAAGAGTTGGACAACTTCCTCATGGCTTACGGGTCCATAGAAAATTCTTTCATTCATGAAGAAGTGGCCATATGAAGGAAGTAAACTCACGGCCAATTTGGCTACCATCATCACATTCTTTCTTGGCTGCAACGTGAGGAAGCAACCATTAAATATGAAAGTGCAGCAACCACATTCAAGGAGTTGGAAGCTCACGGTTTCTCCTTGGAAGAATGGTAGAAAGCTTACATGCTACATCCAAGGCAAACATAGTAAGCCACTCCAACACAAGAGCACATATCCAGGAGAAGTGGGAGGCACACATGGAGAGGAGAGCTTGACGGCAGCAGCAAACACAAGAAGCTTTGGTTTTGGTCCAAGAAGAATTTGGAAGTCCAGCTGCCACTTGGTCATTGGAAGGGGGATGCATGCTTGTTTCAGAAATATCTCTCAGTCCAGGGGATTCTAGGGAGGAGGAGAGAACGTTTTTTCTTGAAGCCATGCAGAGGAGAAGAAAAGGGAGTGGACGGCTTAGAGTCAAGGGGCTCTTCCCAGAACTTCTCTTTGAGGAGGCTCTTGGATTTTCTTTCACTTCCATGATTACACACAGAGAGAATACACAGAGGAGTACACCCAGCATGGATTGAACAAGAGGAAAGCAAACTGGTGTTGCATACTGGAAGAAGAAGCACACGGTCAGGAGGAAGCCAGTCACCACTTGTTTGTTCCTTTACGTTTGAATGTTTTTACTTCAAGAGAACtgtaaaatgtttttcatgATGAATGAATTGGTTGATGTTTATTCCTTTTGTTGAAATCCCACTGCTTCTTCATTTAGTTTTCTGCACATTTAGACAATCTCCTTTAGCCTTTATTTTAGAAGTAGAGTAGCACGTTTAAGAGTTGATTTACCTTTTGTAGAAGTAGGATGCCATcacttaaaagaaaagaaccAAAATTGTTAAATTGGAGTAATAAGCTCTCGGTGTAGAGGAGAAGAGAACCATGAGCAACCTTGGAGGTATTGATTTATTTCTGCTGAATGGAAGGGGCACCACACACGCTGGTTTTCTTTGTTGGAAAAAAAAAGCCTCCAGTAGAGTAGTTTAGTTCCAGTAGTTTAGGAGTAGATAGTAGAAAGCTTGGTAGGTGTAGATGGCCGTGAGGAGCTGCAGATGGAAGAAGTCCCATGAGTAAGAGTAGAGGCCGTGAGGAAAGTCCAGAGCTGGAACAACAGTGAAGCATAACACAGTACGGAATGGAAGGTTACGGTTGAATGCTATGGTGTACACACTaggttccaattttattttcttgttgtaATGAATTTTACTTCAATTGAGCAGTCGATTTAATTTTATGTCACTAAAATTTCAATTCTGTTTTGCTGTTCTGTTTATTGATGCAATTTAAATTCCGCtgcaattaaatttttatcgtTGTTTGTCTGCCGTTAAATTTTTACTGTTATTTTCACTGTGTTGTTTGtgatttcatttttaatcattcgtcgtaattttgttctaaatattttGCTGCTGTAATGTTGATTCTGTTTTCATGAttaaaatttactgttttctgtttttactttactgttttctgtttttactatttactgtattttctatatttctgtatttttgtttttaccgTTTCAGATCTGTTTTAGCTGTTTCATGTTGctgtattttcgttttaatTGTACCAAgttcgtttttactgttttaatttcgttttactgttttgaattttatttcaacgttttttttaattaaattgcaAACAAAACTTTCACAAACCCCCGCCACTATGTGTGTGATCTGAAACTGAACCGCAAATTGGTCcctgagagacgacctaggagtcacttcctagtaactgtactgcattaattttATGCAATCACCTTTTGTGTACGGTGCGACCCGTTCAACAGACATACTCACGCATCTTTTTCTCACTCTCTTGATTTTTTTCTCCCTCTTCCTTCTCCTCACATTTTctctcaatttctttttcagCACTCTCTTCTACTATTTCATcaactcttttctttttctctctctccatcTCACTCCTTTTTTCATTCTCTAACACTCTTCCACTCCTCAATTGAATTGCCTTGCATTGTTCCCTTGGGTTTGGTATTGTGTCACTAGGGAATGTGCCAGGAGATCTCTCTGAGAGTTGTCTTGAAAGCTGTCCAATCTGGTTCTCCAAATTTCTGATTGAAGCTTCCTGGTTCTTGAAGTTTGTTCTTGTCTCACTCATGAAATTTGAAGTCTGCTCCACAAAGGTAGAAGTTTGCATAGTTAACTTCTCTAGTGCATTTTCCAACGTAGACATCTTGTTCCCTTGATTGCTGGGTTGAGCTTGATATTGATATGGAGGCCTTGGCGGGTTAGATTGGATTGGATTACTCCAAGGTCTCGTTTGTTGGGGTCTCCAATTTGCATTAAAGTTGTTAGAGAActggttttgttgttgttctaaTGCATTCACGTGTGCTTCTTGGTGAGTTGCCTGACATTCACCATTTTGATGCATTCCTCCGCAAAAATCACACCCTGGAGATCTAGTATTCACATTATTCGCTTGCATAATTCCCATCTTCTGAGTCAAATCTGTAATCTGCTGTGTTAACAACTTGTTTTGGGCTAAGATAGCATCCAAGGTATTAACCTCCAACACACCAGCTTTTCTATTTTGACGGTCAAACTGCATATTCACTGTGTTGTTTGCCATTAATTCTAAAGTCTCCAAAGCTTCCTCTGGTGTTTTCAAAATGAATGATCCTCCACTTGCTGCATCCAACATTTCCTTAAAAGTGGGTGAAAGACCATTATAGAAAGTCTGCACTTGCAACCATTCAGGTAAAGCATGATGTGGACACTTCCTCATTAGCTC
This sequence is a window from Vigna angularis cultivar LongXiaoDou No.4 chromosome 2, ASM1680809v1, whole genome shotgun sequence. Protein-coding genes within it:
- the LOC128195260 gene encoding uncharacterized protein LOC128195260 — translated: MADQEPVRKTLRDYSMPNPNSYQGSIVRPPIQANNFEIKPALLQVIQQNQFGGANSKDPNSHLENFLAICDTLKINGVSDDTIRLRLFPFLLRDKAKGWLQSQPQGSISTWEDMATKFVTKYFPPSKSAKIRNEITPFMQQDNESLYEAWERYKELMRKCPHHALPEWLQVQTFYNGLSPTFKEMLDAASGGSFILKTPEEALETLELMANNTVNMQFDRQNRKAGVLEVNTLDAILAQNKLLTQQITDLTQKMGIMQANNVNTRSPGCDFCGGMHQNGECQATHQEAHVNALEQQQNQFSNNFNANWRPQQTRPWSNPIQSNPPRPPYQYQAQPSNQGNKMSTLENALEKLTMQTSTFVEQTSNFMSETRTNFKNQEASIRNLENQIGQLSRQLSERSPGTFPSDTIPNPREQCKAIQLRSGRVLENEKRSEMEREKKKRVDEIVEESAEKEIERKCEEKEEGEKNQESEKKMREYVC